Genomic window (Ruminococcus flavefaciens AE3010):
CTGTCATATCGTCTGTGGGGTCGATAGCGATGCCCTTACAGCTGAGGAGACCTCTGTCGTCCTCGTTGATGAAGCCGAAAAGCTGCACCCATCTCTTCTGATCGTAGTCGTATCTGTACGCGCCGCCAACGTCTGTACGGAGGTACATTTCCTTCTGTCCTGTAACTATGCCCGAAACGAAGCCTGCGCCGCCTATTTTGAGGGTGTCCCATTCCATAGTTGAGGAGATGTCCTTGGACGCTGCGGAAACGGTACTTACCTTGTCCGATGTGCTTAATACGGACGAGGTACCGAAGCTGATGCAGAGTGCGCAAAGACCTGCCATAGTCTTTTTCATTCTGTTCATTGTAATTTTTTCCTTTCTGTTTGGTTTTTTATTTTTAGCCGAACATTTTTCATGTTTATTTTACGATTTAATTCTAACATCTATATACAATAGTGTCAAGGAAATCAGGCGTTTATGACACTATCGGACATAATGATGATATTATTTTGCAGAGCCTAAAAATGAACTTTCTTTTAAGCTGCGTCAGCTTAAATCCAATTAACAGAATGATAACATTTTACGGCAAAAATAAAAGCGCAGCTGTAAAAAGCTGCGCCGCCGTTATAATGAAATAACAATGAAGATCATAAAACCTCTTTAATCTCTCTTTGCCCCCTGTACGGAGCGGGGATCCGCTTCTTGCAGAGAAGGAGACACCGCAGCACATCCCGCACGGTCAGCGACCGAACGGCACTGTTTCCCCCCAGTTCCTAAAGCCGCAGTGCCTGTGTCCTTTCTGCTATCACGATATATACATATCATATCCCGTAATTATTGTATCATAACCTGTTCCACATGGTTCAACAAAAAACGCCTGTTTTTGGCGGTTTGCGGAAATTTTTTTTTGAGAAATCTGATAAAAGCGGATTTTTCGGCGTTTTTTTAGCTGAAAAATTTTTTGCGGACAAAAAAAGTTTACAAAAATTGGTCTGCCATTTCTTTACAAACAGTGCAGAATGTGATATAATGCATTTGTATATATTTTTTGCAATAGCAGGGAGGTACTCCGAGTGGATACTATCCGAGAGATACTTAACAATAATTTCATTTCTATCGCAATGATAATCGGTGTAGCTATCATGATAATGGAAAACCGCAAGGAGAATCCTCACGGAACCGACCATATTGCCGTTATAATGGTGCTTCTGTCCGTTATTGTGTTCAATACCGCCATGAAGGACTGGTACATGCAATCAGCTTATGATGTTCATGAGAACTATAACGGCGACAGCGTAAAGACGCTGATGTACCTGCGGTCGGCTATAGAGCATATACTCTTTCCCATGATAGCCTATGTGCTCATACTTCTGGTGGCTCCCGTAAAGAAAAAGTATATAATCCTGATACCCGAGATCATTCTTATTATCGCGGAGCTTGTGAATCTTATCGGTCCAAAGATAATATTCCACTACGACAAGCATCTGATCTATGGTGATGATATACTGTTCCTGCTGCCGTATATGGTGGGTATGATGTATCTTCTGCTGCTTATCCGATATTCCATAGGATTTATCAAGGAAAAGCAGATGAGCAAGGGCTTTACGGTCATATTCATAGTGTTCCTCACGCTCCTTGAATGTTATCTTGAAGCCACATATATAGTCGTTGACCTTATGGACGAGATAGTAGGTCTTGATATCATAATCTACTATTTCTACCTTGTAGCCATTTATCAGAGCGAGATAAAGCTGAAGCTCCAGACCAACGAGCTTGAGCTTGAGCGAAGCAAGCGTCAGCTGACTATTTCCCAGATACAGCCCCATTTCATGTACAATTCCCTTACGTCCATAATTTACCTCTGCGACAAGGATACTCAGAAGACCAAGGGTGCT
Coding sequences:
- a CDS encoding sensor histidine kinase, with amino-acid sequence MDTIREILNNNFISIAMIIGVAIMIMENRKENPHGTDHIAVIMVLLSVIVFNTAMKDWYMQSAYDVHENYNGDSVKTLMYLRSAIEHILFPMIAYVLILLVAPVKKKYIILIPEIILIIAELVNLIGPKIIFHYDKHLIYGDDILFLLPYMVGMMYLLLLIRYSIGFIKEKQMSKGFTVIFIVFLTLLECYLEATYIVVDLMDEIVGLDIIIYYFYLVAIYQSEIKLKLQTNELELERSKRQLTISQIQPHFMYNSLTSIIYLCDKDTQKTKGALIDFSKFLRKNLEAMGQKRLVTIKEELEHTKVYLSLEKLRFEDELDVEFDIKDTDFTLPVLTIQPIVENAVKHGINRSESGCGTVWISTEETEDSHKVVIKDNGAGFEIESLKDLDESHIGISNVRKRLADECGGELIIKSAPDEGTECTIIIPKELSDEDPGN